The following proteins are encoded in a genomic region of Actinomadura sp. NAK00032:
- a CDS encoding class I adenylate-forming enzyme family protein, protein MEIIRQLTGPGGEFELREEEVLGARLPVFANRARGLGEVLARSAEYGDRDYIVTADRRLTFAEHAAAVASMAKALRDDLGVRPGDRIAINAANSPEWIISFWATIAAGAVAVGYNAWWAPREIEYALGHTDPKVVIADAKRAALISEDVLTIEKDVPSLMRRYPDAALDVPDVAEDDPAVILYTSGTSGRPKGAVHSHRNLTSVIEYHRFNDAMLKSFGDDPSKRRYLLALPLFHIACLHNLAVPRLATGTAVIMHEGGFDVDKVLGLVERERVTNWGAVPTMAHRMIEHGDLAKYDLSSLSAFSLATAPSSIAFKERLQAVFPPAKGGLVDSYGLTESCTGISTATPADLAEAPGTLGRPTIGVQVEIRDPDNKPLPEGTEGEVCVRSAYNMIGYWRDEEATARAFDGDRWMHTGDIGVLEQGRIRLTTRRSDLIIRGGENVYPAEIENVLAEYPGARECIVIGVPHTDLGQEVAAVVVFADAPPSPEELAAFAQERLAYFKVPTRWHITTDPLPRNATGKVLRKQVEDDIS, encoded by the coding sequence ATGGAGATCATCCGGCAGCTGACCGGTCCCGGTGGCGAGTTCGAGCTCCGGGAAGAGGAGGTGCTGGGCGCGCGGCTGCCCGTGTTCGCCAACCGCGCCCGCGGCCTCGGTGAGGTGCTGGCCCGGTCGGCGGAGTACGGCGACCGGGACTACATCGTGACCGCCGACCGCCGGCTGACCTTCGCCGAGCACGCCGCCGCCGTCGCGTCCATGGCCAAGGCGCTGCGGGACGACCTCGGCGTGCGGCCCGGCGACCGCATCGCGATCAACGCCGCGAACAGCCCCGAGTGGATCATCTCCTTCTGGGCGACGATCGCCGCCGGCGCCGTCGCGGTCGGCTACAACGCCTGGTGGGCGCCCCGCGAGATCGAGTACGCGCTCGGCCACACCGACCCGAAGGTCGTCATCGCCGACGCCAAGCGCGCCGCGCTGATCTCCGAGGACGTGCTGACGATCGAGAAGGACGTCCCGTCCCTGATGCGCCGCTACCCGGACGCCGCGCTCGACGTCCCGGACGTCGCCGAGGACGACCCGGCCGTCATCCTCTACACGAGCGGCACGTCGGGACGGCCCAAGGGCGCCGTCCACTCGCACCGCAACCTCACGTCGGTGATCGAGTACCACCGGTTCAACGACGCGATGTTGAAGTCGTTCGGGGACGACCCGTCCAAGCGCCGCTACCTGCTGGCGCTGCCGCTGTTCCACATCGCCTGCCTGCACAACCTCGCCGTCCCGCGGCTCGCCACCGGCACCGCCGTGATCATGCACGAGGGCGGCTTCGACGTCGACAAGGTGCTCGGCCTGGTCGAGAGGGAGCGCGTCACGAACTGGGGCGCCGTCCCCACCATGGCGCACCGCATGATCGAGCACGGCGACCTGGCGAAGTACGACCTGTCCTCGCTCAGCGCGTTCTCGCTGGCCACGGCACCGTCCTCGATCGCCTTCAAGGAGCGGCTCCAGGCCGTCTTCCCGCCCGCCAAGGGCGGCCTCGTGGACAGCTACGGGCTCACCGAGTCGTGCACCGGCATCTCCACCGCCACCCCGGCCGACCTCGCCGAGGCGCCCGGGACGCTCGGCCGCCCCACGATCGGCGTCCAGGTGGAGATCCGCGACCCCGACAACAAGCCGCTGCCGGAGGGCACCGAGGGCGAGGTCTGCGTCCGCAGCGCCTACAACATGATCGGCTACTGGCGGGACGAGGAGGCCACCGCCCGCGCCTTCGACGGCGACCGCTGGATGCACACCGGCGACATCGGCGTGCTGGAGCAGGGCCGGATCCGGCTCACCACCCGCCGCTCCGACCTGATCATCCGCGGCGGCGAGAACGTCTACCCCGCCGAGATCGAGAACGTCCTCGCCGAGTACCCGGGCGCGCGGGAGTGCATCGTCATCGGCGTCCCGCACACCGACCTCGGCCAGGAGGTCGCGGCGGTCGTGGTGTTCGCCGACGCGCCGCCCTCGCCCGAGGAGCTGGCGGCGTTCGCCCAGGAGCGGCTCGCCTACTTCAAGGTCCCGACCCGCTGGCACATCACCACCGACCCGCTCCCCCGCAACGCCACGGGCAAGGTCCTCCGCAAGCAGGTCGAGGACGACATCTCCTGA
- a CDS encoding DUF4240 domain-containing protein, protein MDEQRFWDLIEAAWAPLGVDEARRALATRDPDVVGYEMPEYTAVEKALDAFVEGLRGLARDLGSAELTDLDRVAERMLHDIDRSDVHEVTDGSDDGFLYARGFIVALGREFYTAVAADPRIAIEDADCEAMCYLFAHLHRERFGDFPDTGSGISRESCRNPAGWRD, encoded by the coding sequence GTGGACGAACAGCGGTTCTGGGATCTGATCGAGGCGGCGTGGGCGCCGCTGGGCGTCGACGAGGCGCGCAGGGCGCTCGCCACCCGCGACCCCGACGTGGTCGGCTACGAGATGCCGGAGTACACGGCGGTCGAGAAGGCCCTCGACGCGTTCGTCGAGGGCCTCCGCGGGCTCGCCCGCGACCTCGGCTCGGCGGAGCTGACCGACCTCGACCGGGTGGCGGAGCGCATGCTCCACGACATCGACCGCTCGGACGTCCACGAGGTCACCGACGGGTCCGACGACGGGTTCCTGTACGCGCGCGGCTTCATCGTCGCGCTCGGCCGCGAGTTCTACACGGCGGTGGCCGCCGACCCGCGCATCGCCATCGAGGACGCCGACTGCGAGGCGATGTGCTACCTGTTCGCGCACCTGCACCGGGAGCGCTTCGGCGACTTCCCGGACACCGGTTCGGGCATCTCCCGCGAATCTTGTAGGAACCCGGCGGGCTGGCGCGACTGA
- a CDS encoding LysR family transcriptional regulator, with amino-acid sequence MTPEPDIESLRLLVLVAERGSLTAAAGELRISQPSASKRLSRLERRLGVRLVDRTRRGSSLTPAGTAVTGWAQRVLDALAALGAGVEALRREHTGNLTVAASLTVAEHLLPAWIGELRRADPDLHVGMRVTNSAHVCELARDGAADIGFIESPGRPAGLRSRTVARDRLVLVAPPGHRWTRRTRPVPAAEVAATPLISREAGSGTRQAARQAMAAQGLDLVPPLLEFGSSTAVRNAVVAGAGPALISDLVVGADLAAGALAEIPVDGLALERSLRAVWRTGTTPSGPAAALLAITRRGSR; translated from the coding sequence ATGACCCCCGAGCCCGACATCGAGTCGCTGCGGCTGCTGGTACTGGTCGCCGAGCGGGGCAGCCTCACGGCCGCCGCCGGGGAGCTGCGGATCAGCCAGCCGTCGGCGAGCAAGCGGCTGTCCCGGCTGGAACGCCGCCTCGGTGTCCGGCTCGTCGACCGGACCCGGCGCGGCTCGTCCCTCACCCCCGCCGGGACGGCGGTCACGGGCTGGGCGCAGCGCGTCCTGGACGCCCTGGCCGCGCTCGGCGCCGGCGTCGAGGCGCTGCGCCGCGAGCACACCGGCAACCTGACCGTCGCGGCCAGCCTCACCGTCGCCGAGCACCTGCTGCCCGCCTGGATCGGGGAGCTGCGCCGCGCCGACCCCGACCTGCACGTCGGCATGCGGGTGACGAACTCGGCGCACGTCTGCGAGCTGGCGCGCGACGGCGCGGCCGACATCGGCTTCATCGAGTCGCCGGGCCGCCCGGCGGGGCTGCGGTCGCGGACCGTCGCGCGGGACCGGCTCGTCCTCGTCGCGCCGCCCGGCCACCGCTGGACGCGCCGCACGCGGCCCGTCCCGGCCGCCGAGGTCGCCGCGACCCCGCTGATCAGCCGGGAGGCGGGTTCGGGCACCCGGCAGGCTGCCCGCCAGGCGATGGCCGCCCAGGGCCTGGACCTCGTCCCGCCGCTGCTGGAGTTCGGCTCCAGCACCGCCGTGCGCAACGCGGTCGTCGCCGGCGCGGGCCCCGCCCTGATCAGCGACCTGGTCGTCGGCGCCGACCTCGCCGCCGGCGCCCTCGCCGAGATCCCCGTCGACGGCCTGGCGCTGGAACGCTCCCTGCGCGCCGTCTGGCGCACCGGCACCACCCCCTCCGGCCCGGCCGCCGCCCTCCTCGCCATCACCCGCCGCGGTAGCCGCTAG
- a CDS encoding YeiH family protein, giving the protein MSVLEAVRSGRARSWWERAAPGLAVAAGGAGVAMAVNRLVPALSALTVAVLAGVLVGGALPAVTAQGLQWATRALLRAGVVFLGLQLSLAEVLRLGPGMLTVVVATVLLAFTGTLALGRLTGVSRGLGLMVATGFSICGASAIVAMDGVARSEKEDVATAVTLVTIYGSAAIAVVPFLGSHVLGLDPETVGMWAGLSVHEVAQVVAAASPAGAAAVGTAVIVKLTRVVLLAPMVAGMGIIERRAGGAVDGRRPPIVPLFVAGFLVMLLVRSAGVVPGAVVTGAKEVSTVLLAAAMFGLGTSVRVGALLRTGRRGLLLGLLSTVLVGAVSLGALSLLGHR; this is encoded by the coding sequence ATGAGCGTTCTGGAAGCGGTCCGCAGCGGGCGGGCACGGTCATGGTGGGAGCGGGCGGCGCCGGGCCTGGCGGTGGCGGCGGGCGGCGCGGGCGTGGCGATGGCGGTCAACCGGCTCGTCCCCGCGCTGAGCGCGCTCACCGTCGCGGTGCTCGCCGGGGTGCTGGTCGGCGGGGCGCTGCCCGCGGTGACCGCGCAGGGCCTCCAGTGGGCGACCCGCGCGCTCCTCCGCGCGGGGGTGGTGTTCCTCGGCCTCCAGCTCAGCCTCGCGGAGGTGCTGCGGCTCGGGCCGGGGATGCTCACCGTGGTCGTCGCCACGGTGCTGCTGGCCTTCACCGGCACGCTCGCCCTCGGCCGGCTGACCGGGGTGTCGCGCGGCCTGGGGCTGATGGTCGCCACCGGGTTCTCGATCTGCGGCGCCTCGGCGATCGTGGCGATGGACGGCGTCGCCCGCAGCGAGAAGGAGGACGTCGCGACCGCCGTCACGCTCGTGACGATCTACGGCAGCGCCGCCATCGCCGTCGTCCCGTTCCTCGGCTCGCACGTGCTGGGGCTGGACCCGGAGACCGTCGGCATGTGGGCGGGGCTGAGCGTCCACGAGGTCGCGCAGGTCGTCGCCGCCGCGTCCCCCGCCGGCGCGGCGGCCGTGGGCACCGCCGTGATCGTGAAGCTGACCCGGGTGGTGCTGCTCGCGCCCATGGTGGCGGGGATGGGCATCATCGAGCGCCGCGCCGGCGGCGCGGTGGACGGGAGGCGTCCGCCGATCGTGCCGCTGTTCGTCGCCGGGTTCCTGGTGATGCTGCTGGTCCGCAGCGCCGGTGTCGTGCCCGGCGCGGTCGTGACAGGGGCCAAGGAGGTCTCGACGGTGCTGCTCGCGGCCGCGATGTTCGGGCTCGGGACGTCCGTCCGCGTCGGCGCGCTGCTGCGGACGGGACGGCGCGGCCTCCTCCTCGGCCTCCTGTCGACGGTGCTGGTCGGCGCCGTCTCGCTGGGCGCGCTCAGCTTGCTCGGGCACCGGTGA
- a CDS encoding SDR family oxidoreductase encodes MSAPILVTGGTGTIGRQVVPLLRDAGADLRVLSRRTREPADGVEYVTGDLFKNEGIEAALDGVETLLHLAGGNKGDEVVARNLMWAAANTEVEHVVLISVIAADRVPLSWMRTQVETEQAVIDSGVPYTILRAAQFHDLVLKVVESMAKLPVVPIPGGLRFQPVDTRDVAARLVELTFGTPSGRVPDLAGPEVYGMGDLVRGYLEARGKRRLTMPVRIPGKAGRAYRAGDNLSLDGADRGTRTWEDFLGERLGRTAKTLTGARAS; translated from the coding sequence ATGAGCGCGCCCATCCTGGTCACCGGCGGAACGGGCACGATCGGACGGCAGGTCGTCCCGCTGCTGCGCGACGCCGGCGCCGACCTCCGGGTGCTGAGCCGGCGGACCCGCGAGCCCGCCGACGGCGTCGAGTACGTGACCGGCGACCTGTTCAAGAACGAGGGCATCGAGGCCGCTCTGGACGGCGTCGAGACCCTTCTGCACCTGGCGGGCGGCAACAAGGGCGATGAGGTCGTCGCGCGGAACCTCATGTGGGCCGCGGCCAACACGGAGGTGGAGCACGTGGTGCTGATCTCGGTGATCGCCGCCGACCGCGTTCCGCTCTCCTGGATGCGGACCCAGGTGGAGACGGAGCAGGCCGTGATCGACTCGGGCGTCCCGTACACGATCCTGCGCGCCGCCCAGTTCCACGACCTGGTGCTGAAGGTCGTGGAGAGCATGGCCAAGCTGCCGGTCGTCCCGATCCCGGGCGGGCTCCGGTTCCAGCCGGTCGACACGCGGGACGTCGCCGCGCGGCTCGTCGAGCTGACGTTCGGCACCCCGTCCGGACGCGTCCCCGACCTGGCCGGGCCCGAGGTCTACGGGATGGGCGACCTCGTCCGCGGGTACCTGGAGGCGCGCGGCAAGCGCCGCCTGACGATGCCCGTCCGCATCCCGGGCAAGGCCGGGCGCGCCTACCGCGCCGGCGACAACCTCAGCCTGGACGGCGCCGACCGGGGCACCCGCACCTGGGAGGACTTCCTGGGCGAGCGCCTCGGCCGCACCGCCAAGACCCTCACCGGTGCCCGAGCAAGCTGA
- a CDS encoding aldehyde dehydrogenase family protein, with amino-acid sequence MAGGTMLDVYTGFDRMPIAGEWRAGRAGGGREDTDPYTGDVLTEIPLAGADDLDEAYRAARDAQPAWAARPAAERAEVMANAARILADREDELAGWLQREAGATRGRAGMELALVRAVTQKAAEQADRINTFMGTGSDVPDKENRVYRQAAGVVAVISPWNFPVQLSNRSVAPALALGNAVVLKPAGDTPVTGGLFLAKVYEEAGLPPGLLSVVIGKGGDIGDAIVEHDVPRVVSFTGSTPVGRGIAAKAGLKRLALELGGNGPLVVLDDADLEQAVAGALYGSYFHMGQVCMATNRIIVDAAVHDAFVDLFVSAAASLRYGDPRDDGTQLGPVINAKQLDSIRGKVSQAVADGAELLLGGDPVGPTGQVLPPQVLLGDNTVATAAEEVFGPVATIIKADDEDHALHLANDTEYGLSSGVYSGDRDRGLNFALRVQAGMTHVNDTTVNDDVHIAFGGEKASGLGRFGGDWVVEEFTTDHWVSLQQRPRDFQY; translated from the coding sequence ATGGCGGGGGGAACGATGCTCGACGTCTACACGGGGTTCGACCGGATGCCCATCGCGGGCGAGTGGCGGGCCGGCCGGGCGGGCGGCGGCCGCGAGGACACCGACCCCTACACCGGGGACGTGCTGACGGAGATCCCCCTGGCCGGTGCGGACGACCTCGACGAGGCGTACCGGGCGGCGCGCGACGCGCAGCCGGCCTGGGCGGCGCGGCCCGCCGCCGAACGCGCCGAGGTCATGGCGAACGCGGCGCGGATCCTCGCCGACCGGGAGGACGAGCTGGCCGGCTGGCTGCAGCGCGAGGCCGGGGCGACGCGGGGCAGGGCCGGGATGGAGCTGGCGCTGGTGCGCGCCGTCACGCAGAAGGCCGCCGAGCAGGCCGACCGGATCAACACCTTCATGGGCACGGGCTCGGACGTCCCGGACAAGGAGAACCGCGTCTACCGGCAGGCGGCGGGCGTGGTGGCGGTGATCAGCCCGTGGAACTTCCCCGTCCAGCTGTCGAACCGCTCCGTGGCGCCCGCGCTGGCACTGGGCAACGCGGTCGTCCTGAAGCCGGCGGGCGACACCCCGGTCACGGGCGGGCTGTTCCTGGCCAAGGTCTACGAGGAGGCGGGGCTGCCGCCGGGCCTGCTGAGCGTGGTCATCGGCAAGGGCGGCGACATCGGCGACGCGATCGTGGAGCACGACGTCCCGCGGGTGGTCTCTTTCACCGGGTCCACGCCGGTCGGACGGGGCATCGCCGCGAAGGCCGGGCTGAAGAGGCTCGCGCTCGAACTGGGCGGCAACGGCCCGCTGGTGGTGCTGGACGACGCCGACCTGGAGCAGGCGGTGGCGGGTGCCCTGTACGGGAGCTACTTCCACATGGGCCAGGTGTGCATGGCGACCAACCGGATCATCGTGGACGCCGCCGTCCACGACGCCTTCGTCGATCTGTTCGTCTCCGCCGCCGCCTCACTGCGCTACGGCGACCCGCGCGACGACGGGACGCAGCTGGGGCCCGTCATCAACGCGAAGCAGCTCGACTCGATCAGGGGGAAGGTGTCGCAGGCCGTCGCGGACGGCGCGGAGCTGCTGCTGGGCGGTGACCCGGTGGGGCCCACGGGGCAGGTGCTTCCGCCGCAGGTGCTCCTTGGCGACAACACGGTGGCCACGGCGGCCGAGGAGGTCTTCGGGCCCGTCGCGACCATCATCAAGGCGGACGACGAGGACCACGCCCTCCACCTGGCGAACGACACCGAGTACGGGCTGTCGAGCGGCGTCTACTCCGGTGACCGGGACCGGGGCCTGAACTTCGCGCTCCGGGTGCAGGCGGGGATGACCCACGTCAACGACACCACCGTGAACGACGACGTCCACATCGCGTTCGGCGGCGAGAAGGCGTCCGGGCTGGGGCGCTTCGGCGGCGACTGGGTCGTGGAGGAGTTCACCACCGACCACTGGGTCAGCCTCCAGCAGCGGCCCCGCGACTTCCAGTACTGA
- a CDS encoding ArsR family transcriptional regulator, translating to MISFELGVEDLADTRFALSPLDETCLSLRVLREPGLQPLHLPWRRAALARLDPDDVRLLTSLVGTRLAIPDFLGPRPTTFAPRFEDQLSLVRRTPPGKVRRDMEAALVKATPPDDASAARLRDDACDVLLRYWRTAVEPVWPQMRLVLEADMTYRARQLAVGGARLLFADMHPNLTWRDGVLSIDKMIGRHHVQASGRGLLLMPAVFAHKPAPPVHPDEPPSLSYPCRGAATLWTPAPAPDTTALSALLGVRRAELLAVLDEPLPTIELARRLKVTPSAVSQHLRILHDAGLLTRARDGRHVLYRRSPLGDQLAAPHLSR from the coding sequence ATGATCAGCTTCGAGCTCGGGGTCGAAGACCTCGCGGACACCCGGTTCGCGCTGTCGCCGCTGGACGAGACGTGCCTGAGCCTGCGCGTCCTCCGCGAGCCCGGTCTCCAGCCCCTGCATCTGCCGTGGCGCCGGGCGGCGCTCGCCCGGCTCGACCCGGACGACGTCCGCCTGCTGACCTCCCTCGTCGGGACGAGGCTGGCCATCCCCGACTTCCTGGGACCACGCCCCACGACGTTCGCGCCGCGCTTCGAGGACCAGCTGTCCCTCGTCCGGCGGACGCCCCCTGGGAAGGTCCGCAGGGACATGGAGGCTGCCCTCGTCAAGGCGACGCCCCCGGACGACGCCTCAGCCGCCCGGCTCCGCGACGACGCCTGCGACGTGCTGCTGCGCTACTGGCGGACGGCGGTCGAGCCAGTCTGGCCGCAGATGCGGCTGGTGCTGGAGGCCGACATGACGTACCGGGCGCGGCAGCTGGCCGTGGGCGGCGCCCGCCTGCTGTTCGCCGACATGCACCCGAACCTGACCTGGCGGGACGGGGTGCTCTCCATCGACAAGATGATCGGACGGCACCACGTCCAGGCGTCCGGGCGCGGCCTGCTCCTCATGCCGGCGGTGTTCGCCCACAAGCCCGCCCCGCCCGTCCATCCCGACGAGCCGCCCAGCCTGTCCTATCCGTGCCGCGGCGCCGCCACCCTGTGGACACCGGCCCCGGCCCCCGACACCACCGCCCTGTCGGCGCTCCTCGGCGTGCGCCGCGCCGAGCTGCTGGCCGTCCTCGACGAGCCGCTGCCCACGATCGAACTCGCGCGCCGCCTGAAGGTGACCCCCAGCGCCGTCTCGCAGCACCTGCGGATCCTGCATGACGCGGGGCTGCTCACCCGCGCGCGGGACGGCCGGCACGTCCTGTACCGCCGCAGCCCCCTCGGCGACCAGCTCGCGGCCCCGCACCTCAGCAGGTGA
- a CDS encoding pyridoxal phosphate-dependent aminotransferase family protein: protein MAKWGFSDGVRMVREAGLMPADVPAIDGANGTVVHIAGRRFINFRCVDFLGWQHDEDVVAHFTDAARTYGLANGGSRAQAISRPLREIERQVCEIYGKESAITFASGMLATVGFVHAMTSKIQVTSTITADFSDVVFLMDRACHWSMWKAVEKMQPGRQLFSFGHNDVERLRTLLARHQGKRVIVGFQSVYSGDGSVAPIGAITDLCAEYDAVSYVDDANGFMVYDHETGPYTDEFRKLSQATFVMTSFTKAIGMVGGAIAGPADAAKVIEYFSGTSMFTAALQPPTASTIAHIIGRSREDRQRVDDYLSMVAWFREQLISVGCDLNDNPSYIISIHVGDERVAEVVRCELQEHGYLVSVFRYPAAERGKALLRIIPNLRHSKEHMEGLADTLKLLKGKYQF from the coding sequence TTGGCGAAGTGGGGATTCTCCGACGGGGTGCGGATGGTGCGGGAGGCGGGCCTGATGCCGGCCGACGTGCCCGCCATCGACGGAGCCAACGGAACCGTCGTCCATATCGCCGGGCGCCGGTTCATCAACTTCAGATGCGTCGATTTTCTCGGCTGGCAGCACGACGAGGACGTGGTGGCCCACTTCACCGACGCCGCGAGGACCTACGGGCTGGCGAACGGCGGCTCACGGGCCCAGGCGATCTCCCGGCCGCTGCGCGAGATCGAGCGGCAGGTCTGCGAGATCTACGGCAAGGAAAGTGCCATCACCTTCGCCTCCGGAATGCTCGCCACCGTGGGCTTCGTGCACGCGATGACGTCGAAGATCCAGGTCACCTCCACGATCACCGCCGATTTCAGTGATGTCGTCTTCCTCATGGACCGCGCCTGCCACTGGTCGATGTGGAAGGCCGTGGAGAAAATGCAGCCCGGCAGGCAGCTGTTCTCGTTCGGCCATAACGACGTCGAGCGGCTCCGCACACTCCTGGCGCGCCACCAGGGCAAGCGTGTGATCGTCGGTTTCCAGAGCGTGTACTCCGGCGACGGCAGCGTCGCGCCGATCGGCGCCATCACCGACCTCTGCGCGGAGTACGACGCGGTCAGCTATGTCGATGACGCGAACGGCTTCATGGTCTACGACCACGAAACGGGGCCTTACACGGACGAGTTCCGGAAGCTGTCGCAGGCCACGTTCGTCATGACCTCGTTCACCAAGGCGATCGGCATGGTGGGCGGCGCGATCGCCGGTCCCGCGGACGCGGCCAAGGTGATCGAGTACTTCTCCGGGACGTCCATGTTCACCGCGGCGCTGCAGCCGCCCACCGCCAGCACCATCGCCCACATCATCGGACGCTCGCGGGAAGATCGGCAGCGCGTCGATGACTATTTGAGCATGGTGGCGTGGTTCCGTGAGCAGCTCATCAGCGTGGGCTGCGACCTCAACGACAACCCCAGCTACATCATCTCGATTCACGTCGGCGACGAACGTGTCGCCGAAGTGGTGCGCTGCGAGCTCCAGGAACACGGATACCTCGTCTCGGTCTTCCGCTACCCCGCCGCGGAGAGAGGCAAGGCCCTTCTGCGCATCATCCCGAATCTCAGGCACAGCAAGGAGCACATGGAGGGCCTCGCCGACACCCTCAAGCTCCTCAAAGGGAAGTATCAGTTCTGA
- a CDS encoding MMPL family transporter, translated as MRYWVLAMTLLVLGGAAWAGAGVHDRLVMGDNLPVSTRSAQADRWLRAHAGAGKPDLVVVAEVTAGPAGAAAGGVDDVRAAAAGRRLTAALAADPGVSLARSYWAGGDRGLRSSDGRSAVAMAWLRGDLQDRLRTARRLVPRLPRHQGPLAVTVGGDSQVRVEAQKRSEHDLRVAELVALPLTLAVLLVVFGSLVAALIPLAMGAFCLVGAMALLRLLSEVTPVSVYALNIASLIGFALAVDFSLFIVTRFREELARQRPVPEAVRHAIATTGRAMGLSAVSVLAALAALLVIPSPIVRSIAYGGIAVTALAALAALAVLPAALAVLGAGVDRLAVPGPWSAGRRSGPGAAAQGSPFWARLARLVMRRPVAVTTAAGALLLLLAAPLLHVRFGIADERILPPQDPAARAGQLIRDRFDAQLLPLTVVLPHRAHPGDYPRRLSAVPGVVRVQAANGTFAGGRRIGAPDARSARYSVPAGTWMAATTAAAPFDHATAAVAERLRAVAAPERALVGGPGAELADTRRLVGGRLAWMLAIMALATIGVVMWMTGSPLLGLKALLLNALTLTSTFGVLVAVFQDGRLHRLVGEFTTTGTLDVIMPVVVLGVAFGVSMDYEMFLLARITEEYRRHGDTPAAVIAGLHRTGRLFTCAAAVFALVMAAMATSSVVLVKMVAVGVLTAVVVDATLVRALLVPGIMRLAGRANWWSPWRASPIARRPAAAPASAPTAAPAASAAPAIRTDTSL; from the coding sequence GTGCGGTACTGGGTGCTGGCGATGACGCTGCTGGTGCTGGGGGGCGCGGCATGGGCCGGGGCCGGAGTGCACGACCGGTTGGTGATGGGCGACAACCTGCCGGTCTCCACCCGGTCGGCGCAGGCCGACCGGTGGCTGCGCGCGCACGCCGGAGCGGGCAAGCCCGACCTCGTCGTGGTGGCCGAGGTGACCGCCGGGCCGGCGGGCGCGGCGGCGGGCGGGGTCGACGACGTGCGGGCCGCGGCGGCGGGCCGGCGGCTGACGGCGGCGCTGGCCGCCGATCCCGGGGTGTCGCTGGCCAGGTCGTACTGGGCCGGCGGCGACCGCGGCCTGCGGTCCTCGGACGGCCGCAGCGCGGTGGCCATGGCGTGGCTGCGCGGCGATCTGCAGGACCGTTTGCGGACCGCCCGCCGACTGGTGCCCCGGCTGCCGCGGCATCAGGGGCCGCTGGCGGTGACGGTGGGAGGGGACTCCCAGGTCCGCGTGGAGGCGCAAAAGCGGAGCGAGCACGACCTGCGGGTGGCCGAGCTGGTGGCGCTGCCGCTGACGCTGGCGGTGCTGCTGGTGGTGTTCGGCAGTCTGGTCGCGGCGCTGATACCGCTGGCCATGGGCGCCTTCTGCCTGGTGGGTGCGATGGCGCTGCTGCGGCTGCTGAGCGAAGTGACCCCGGTGTCGGTCTATGCCCTCAACATCGCCTCGCTGATCGGGTTCGCGCTGGCGGTGGACTTCAGCCTGTTCATCGTGACCCGGTTCCGCGAGGAACTGGCCCGGCAGCGGCCCGTCCCGGAGGCGGTGCGGCACGCGATCGCGACCACGGGCCGGGCGATGGGGCTGTCGGCGGTCAGCGTGCTGGCCGCGCTGGCCGCGCTGCTCGTGATCCCCTCACCGATCGTCCGCTCGATCGCCTACGGCGGCATCGCGGTGACGGCGCTGGCGGCCCTCGCCGCGCTGGCGGTGCTGCCGGCCGCGCTGGCGGTGCTGGGCGCCGGTGTGGACCGGCTGGCGGTCCCGGGCCCGTGGAGCGCGGGGCGCCGGTCCGGGCCCGGCGCCGCCGCCCAGGGCTCCCCGTTCTGGGCGCGGCTGGCGCGGCTCGTCATGCGGCGGCCGGTGGCGGTGACCACCGCCGCGGGGGCGCTGTTGCTGCTGCTGGCCGCCCCGCTGCTGCACGTGCGGTTCGGGATCGCCGACGAGCGGATCCTGCCGCCGCAGGACCCGGCGGCCCGCGCCGGGCAGCTGATCCGCGACCGCTTCGACGCGCAGCTGCTGCCGCTCACCGTGGTGCTGCCGCATCGAGCGCACCCCGGCGACTATCCGCGGCGGCTGTCGGCCGTACCGGGGGTCGTGCGGGTGCAGGCCGCGAACGGGACCTTCGCCGGCGGCCGGCGGATCGGTGCGCCGGACGCGCGGTCGGCGCGCTACAGCGTCCCGGCCGGCACCTGGATGGCGGCCACCACCGCCGCCGCCCCCTTCGATCACGCCACCGCCGCCGTCGCCGAGCGGCTGCGCGCGGTCGCCGCCCCGGAGCGGGCGCTGGTCGGCGGGCCCGGCGCCGAACTCGCCGACACCCGCCGGCTCGTCGGCGGGCGGCTGGCCTGGATGCTGGCGATCATGGCACTGGCGACCATCGGCGTGGTCATGTGGATGACCGGCAGCCCGCTGCTGGGGCTCAAGGCGCTGCTGCTCAACGCGCTCACCCTGACCTCGACGTTCGGGGTGCTGGTGGCGGTCTTCCAGGACGGCCGTCTGCACCGGCTGGTCGGCGAGTTCACCACCACCGGGACCCTGGACGTGATCATGCCGGTCGTGGTGCTGGGCGTGGCGTTCGGGGTGTCGATGGACTACGAGATGTTCCTGCTCGCCCGCATCACCGAGGAGTACCGCCGCCACGGCGACACCCCCGCCGCGGTGATCGCGGGCCTGCACCGCACCGGTCGGCTGTTCACCTGCGCCGCAGCGGTGTTCGCACTGGTCATGGCGGCCATGGCGACCTCCTCGGTGGTGCTGGTGAAGATGGTCGCCGTGGGGGTGCTGACGGCGGTCGTGGTGGACGCCACCCTCGTGCGCGCCCTGCTGGTCCCGGGAATCATGAGGCTGGCCGGCCGCGCGAACTGGTGGTCGCCCTGGCGAGCGTCACCGATTGCCCGCCGGCCGGCCGCCGCCCCGGCCTCTGCCCCGACCGCCGCCCCCGCCGCCTCGGCCGCTCCCGCGATCAGAACTGATACTTCCCTTTGA